Below is a window of Haloglycomyces albus DSM 45210 DNA.
GAGGCCCTGGGCAGCGTCGATCTTGTGGTTCTCGACCCCACACGCGCGGGCGCGGGTCGCGAGGTCATGGAAGGTATTGCTCAAGCGGGACCGCGGGCGATCTGCTACGTCGCCTGTGACGCGGCGGCACTGGCACGCGATGCCCGGACGCTGGTTGACCTGGGTTGGGAGTTCAGCCGGATGCGCGCCTTCGACGCTTTTCCGATGACTCAGCACTTCGAGACGATCGCTCTATTCGAAAAGACCGAATAATGACCGTTCGATAGTACATGGTTTTGTGAATTCACAACATCATGTACTATCGAATCATGGATACGATCGACAACGAATCCAAGGGCAACGCCCTGGCCAAACTTGGCTACGTCCTCTCCGATTCCACGCGCACCCGGATACTGCTGGCCCTCCTCGAGGAACCGTCCTACCCCTCTGAACTGGCCGAACATCTCGACATTTCCCGACAGCGTCTTTCCAACCACCTGGCGTGCCTCAAAGGCTGTGGACTGGTCACCAGCACCCCGGAGGGGCGTCGCACCCGATACGAACTTGCCGATCCGCGTTTGACGCGTGGGCTCAACAATCTCGTCAACCTCAGCTTGAGCATCGACCCCGAAGCCTGCGCGACAACCAACGAGCTGGATTGCTGCTAATGACACATCTCGATACAATGGAATCTCCGCGCCGTCGGAAACTGACGAGAATCGTGCGCCTCTGTGTCGGGATGACCATCTCGTACAACCTCATCGAGGCGATCGTGGCCATTAGCGCCGGTGCCATCGCCTCATCCACCGCTCTCATCGGTTTCGGAATCGACTCGCTCGTCGAAGTCAGCTCCGCCGCGGCGGTCGCCTGGCAGTTCTCCGCCTCCACCCCCGAACGGAGGGAAGCTCGGGAACGCACCGCTCTGCGCCTGATCACCTTCGCATTCGTGGCTTTGGCGGCCTACCTGGTCATCGATTCGACACGGGTTCTATGGTCGGGGAACGAACCCGACCACTCCACCGTCGGTATCGTATTGGCGGCCTTGTCGCTGGTGATCATGCCGGTCTTGGCGTTGACGCAACGGCGGGCCGGTCAACGGTTGGGTTCGGCCAGCGCGGTAGCGGATTCCCGCCAAACTCTCCTGTGCTCCTACCTGTCGGCGATCGTTTTGGTGGGTCTACTCGCCAACTCGGTACTGGGCTGGTGGTGGGCCGATCCTCTGGCGGCTCTGGCGATCGCGGGACTGGCTCTCAAAGAGGCCCGAGAGACGTGGAAGGGCGACGGCTGCTGTGCGACGCCGTCGCCCCTGTCACAGGTCGAAGATCACGACGAGCAGCAGGAAGAACCCTGCTCTTGCTGCTGAGTGGGTTTACGGCCGATGGTCGGCATACCGAGGCTGACCCCCGACAGCTTCGGTTTCCGGCCGGCCTCCCACGAATCACCCGCTGAAGTGCGGCGCACATCGTTGACCCCGCTGTCGGCCACCAGATGGTGCGGAGCGCCGTACGTAACGGTCGTCCAAACGACGTCCCCGGGACGTATGCCCTCCGCATTATCGGTGATCGCCTCTCCCGTCTGCGTGACCTTGAAGTGCACCAGGCGTCCGTCGCGAGCGCGCCCGGACATGCGTCCGTTCTTCGCGTCCTTTCGTCCGTCGCCCACGGTCACCAGAACTTCGACTTCGGTGCCTTCCAGCTTCTGGTTCTCCTCCCACGAGATCCGTTCCTGCAAAGCAACGAGACGTTCGTAGCGTTCCTGCACGACGTGCTTGGGGATCTGGTCGTCCATCTCCCCGGCCGGAGTGCCGGGACGAATCGAGTATTGGAAGGTAAAGGCGCTGGAAAAACGAGCTTTCTCAACTACGTTCAGGGTTTCCTGAAAGTCCTCTTCGGTCTCTCCGGGGAATCCGACGATGATATCGGTGGTGATAGCGGCGTCAGGCATCGCTTCACGCACTTTATCCAGAATGTTGAGGAACTTCGAGCTTCGGTAGGAGCGACGCATGTCCTTCAAGACCTTGTCGGAACCGGACTGGAGCGGCATGTGCAGGGAATGGCATACGTTCGGCGTTTCGGCCATCGCCGCGATCACGTCGTCGGTGAAGTTACGCGGGTGTGGACTGGTGAATCGTACGCGGTCCAACCCTTCGATCTCGCCGCAGGACCGGAGGAGTTTCCCGAAGGCGTACTTGTCGCCGAATTCGACGCCGTAGGTGTTGACGTTCTGGCCTAGGAGCGTGACCTCGGAAACGCCTTCATCGGCCAGTGCCTGAACTTCGGCCAGAATCTCGCCCGGGCGACGGTCCTTCTCCTTCCCGCGCAAGCTGGGAACGATACAGAAGGTGCAGGTGTTGTTGCAGCCGACCGAAATCGACACCCATCCGGAGTACGTCGATTCACGCTTGGTGGGCAGCGTCGACGGGAACGTCTCCAGCGCCTCAAGGATCTCCACCTCGGCGGCCTGGTTGTGGCGGGCGCGTTCCAAGAGGGTGGGGAGGGACCCGATGTTGTGCGTGCCGAACACCGCGTCGACCCAGGGGGCCCGTTTCACGATTTCGCCCCGGTCCTTCTGGGCCAGGCAACCGCCGACGGCGATTTGCATGTCGGGATTGGCCTGCTTCTTCGGGCGCAGCTGCCCCAGGTTGCCGTACAGACGGTTATCGGCGTTTTCCCGCACCGCGCAGGTATTGAACACCACTACGTCCGGGGAATCGGCTCCTTCCGCGGCCGGGACGTAACCGGCTTCTTCAAGAAGGCCGCCGATCCGTTCGGAATCGTGGACGTTCATCTGGCACCCAAGGGTGCGCACTTCGTAGGTCTTTGTAGCTATCTCCTGCGTGGTCACCCGTCCAGGATAAACGCGCGCCATATTACATGCAAAAGCCGTCGGCGTTGTGGATCTGCGTTCACATCCACCGGTTGGGCATCGAACAGGCGGGCACATCACGCCAGACGGAGTCCGTCTACATTTCCGTTATGCACATCACTTGTTCGATGTCGTCTCCATGCACGGGGAGAGAAAAGTGGGCGTCTTCGCATGAATCGGTGTAGTCATCGAGCAACTCGTCAAAACGATCTATCACCTCAGGAAGCTGTATGAATCGATCAACCTGTGCATATGCGGCCTCCGATTCACATGATACCGAATAGCCCCACATATCCATGTCGCGCTCGATGCAATCGCCCGCATCCGGATAAATTGGAGTAAATCCGTCCGCATCCGGTTTATCGAGAGCGCGAAGACACAGAACCGTCTCGATCTCACCGGTCTCGGCCCCACTGATCAAAAAACTGTCACGCCAGGCTTCACCGGGTACATAGCGATCGTATTCGGCACCGCACGCCTCTTCAGCTGCAGCGACGATTTCCTGCTCGGACGTGTCGTGATAGCCGGACCCTTTGAGGTCTACCTTGTCCTCCAAGCGGTAGAAGGCATCATCGCCATCGCACGGGATGGACGGTTCAAATTTCGCTCCATTCCAAACCGGCCCAAACGGGATACAGTCACCGATCTCATACCTGTGAATATTCAGATCCTCCTCGGCTCCCAGAGCGGAGACGTCCGTATTGGCCTCGTATGGATCATTGGGATTTTTCACGGCAACGGACAAGCCGATGGAAATAAGTGCCAGCACCGCGACTATTGCCGCCGTACCGCCCAGAATCCCGGCGACCGTCCACAGCACCCTGCGTATCCGATTCCTAGGCGCCTGGAGTGACGTCTGGCCGCAGGAGGGAGCCACGCGCACCGATGCCGATCGCCTAGCCGCTGGAGCATCCTCATTAGACAAATATGACGGCGGCCGGTCGGGGGTCTTACGATTCATGATTTAGCAATTTCTATATTGTATGTATCATACTAAACGGAACTATTCGCCATGGAACACCAACGCGAACAATGGCTGTCACGTTCGATCCTGCTGGAATCCGCTCCGGTGAACACACGTCTATAATTACATATCGCCGAATTCCAGTATCGAGTAATTCTCACTTTAATGACATTGACGACCTGCCAGGCCACGAACGCCCGTACATTGCTACTAAAAACGCCCGCCTCTCGGATTTCGATCCGACAGGCGGGCGTAGCGAAGCGTCTAGAGTCGCGTTAGAGCTCGGTAATACACATGACTTGAATGATCTCGGATCCGCGTGCGAGTGCGTGATACAGACCCGTGCATTCAGCGTATTCGGCCGCTTCCTCTTCACTGGTCATCGGGTCGGGTAGATCGCTGAACGTGTCGACCCGCATATCCGCCAGATCCGATTCGCAGTCGACGGTAAAACGCCATTTATTGCTGTCAAAACAATCACCTTCACCGGGAACCGCGGGAACGTAGCCGTCCGCATCGGCCTTGTCAATCGCTTGTAGACAGAGGACGATTTCAACTTCGTTCGTCTCCTGGTCGTAGGCGTACGTTCCATCGAGCCACGTCCGACCCGCATTGAATTTGCCGTACTCTTCGCCGCATACGTCAGCGACGACTTCTACACCGGTTTCATCGACGGAAGCGTCATATCCTTGACCTTCCACATCAACGTTCGACGTGACCTCATAAAAGGCGTTGTCGTCATCGCAAGGGATCGCTTCCTCAAATTCCCGATCCCCTTCCACAGGAGCGGCGGGAATGCAATCACCGGCACTGTAACCGTCGATGACACTGTCCTCTCCGGAATTGAACAGTGAAGCGATCCAGCCCTTGGCTAGAATGACGACGATTGCCAGTGCGACGGCTCCACCGATCCCGGCGAGCTTAGCGCCCATCTTCTTTTTGGCGGGGGCGGTATCGTTCGCTTCAAGGGGCTGCTGATGACCCGGATTCGACTCTCCGGACACCTGTTCGTCAGACGAATCCTCAGTGGGCTGCTGGGGTTCATGGGGTTTCTGGGGCTGGTCGGCCACAATCGCACCTTTTCTCAATAGGGCATATGTTGAATACGAGGGCATGCTCCTCAAGAAGGTCCGCATCGCCACGTTGACGACATCGAACACTCCTGTGTGAACACCTGTACTATAATGACCGATCCAATACGTGCTACCGGAAAGACCCCATACCCGGATATGAAATATGCCCCGGAACGAAAGACAATCACCACTCTTCACGTCGGGGGCATGCCGCCGGGGCCGACCAATAAATCAGCTCCCGGTGAAAAACAAGCTACAGTTCTGATACGCACATGACCTGAGTAATCTCGTCATTCTGCGGAGCAAGCGGGTAATAGATGCCTTCACACCCGGCAGATTCAGCGGCCGCCTCCTCCGTGGCCGCCGGCGATGGCAGGTCAACGAAGGCATCGACACGCATGTCGGCCAGGTCGGAATCGCATCCGAGAGTGTAACGCCACTTAGTACTGTCGAAACAGTCGCCTTCACCGGGGAATGTGGGAACGTAACCGTCGGCGTCCGGCTTGTCTATAGCACGCAAACAAAGGATTCGTTCGATGTCGTTGGACAGTTGGTCGTATACGTAATAGCCTTCGTACCAGCCTTCACCTGGGTTGAAAACGCCATATTGGGAACCGCAGACGTCGACGATGGCTTCCATCCCGCTCGCCTCAGTGGAGGCGTCATAACCCTCACCCTTGACTCCGACATTATCCGTAATCTCATAGAAGGCCGTATCGTCGTCGCAGGGAAGGGCCTCATCGAACTCGGCCGTTCCGTTGACGGGTGCGGACGGAATACAGTCACCCGCACCATAGTCACCAATGAAGTCCTCCTCGCCCGCGGCCAAGGTATCCGAGTTTTCCGTGTCAAAATCGGTCTTATCGACGTCGACCAACGATGCGGCCCAGCCTTTGATCACAAAACCGACGGCCACTAGAGCGACGACAGCACCGACGGCACCAAGCGTAATCCACAGCGACTTCTTTGACGACGACGGTGGCTGTGGCGGGACATTGTACTGTTGGGGAGGTGCCGGGTACTGCCCCGGCATCTGATGCTGGTTCGGCATCCCCTGTTGAGGCCCTTGGGGTTGCTGATAACTCACGGTCACACCTTTTTCATCTGTGCAATTGACATAATCAAAGCTGTATTCACTACGAAGTGCCGGACCCTCACACTGACAATGTCGAACACTCCTGTGTGAACACCTGTACTATAATGACCGATCCAATATGCGCCACCGGAAAGACCCCATACCCGGATACGAAATATGCCCCGGAAGCAAAGACGAATACACCTCTTCGCTTCCGAGGCACTCACACACTACAGTGAACTCCGCGGCGATAGGACCTATCGAACCCGATCCAAGATCATCGTGCGTTCCTGCGGAGCCACATCAGACACGTCCCACTGTCCCGCAATACTGTCGATCGCAGGATCCATCCGCTCAGGAGTGTCGGTGTGCAAACGATATACGACGTCTCCCGCCGAAACCCGGTCGCCGACGGTTTTCAGGATCTCCACACCGGCACCGGCCTGTACGTCCTCCCCCGGACGGCTACGTCCGGCTCCTAGGCGCCATCCGGCCATACCAACCGCATAGGCGTCCATGCGGCTGACGAAACCGTCGCGTTCGGCCTTGATCTCGTGGCTGTGTCGGGCGGCCGGAAGCACGGCGTCATTGTCACCGCCCTGTGCCGCGACCATCGCGCGCCACGTATCCATGGCTCGGCCGTCACGCAGAGCCTCAGCGGGATCGGCATCGGGAATCCCGGCAGCGGCCAGCATCTCGCGGGCCAACTCCACCGTCAACTCCACCACGTCGGACGGTCCGCCACCGGACAGAACCTCGATCGACTCACGAACTTCGAGGGCATTGCCGACCGCACGCCCCAGAGGCGTGCCCATATCCGTCAAAAGCGCAGTGGTGGCCACGTCGTGATCGCTTCCCAAGCGCACCATGGTTTCGGCCAAAGTCTTCGCCTGGTCGAAATCCTTCATGAACGCGCCCGAACCCACCTTGACGTCGAGTACCAGGGAATCGGTACCTTCGGCGATCTTTTTGCTCATGATGGACGAGGCGATCAGCGGAATCGACTCGACCGTCCCGGTGATGTCGCGCAAGGCGTACAGCTTACGATCGGCGGGAGCGAGGTCCTTGGAGGCGGCGCAGATGACGGCCCCGAGGTCACGCAGTTGAGCGGCCACTTCCTTCTCGGTGTACCCGACCTGGAATCCAGGGATCGATTCCAGCTTGTCCAGTGTGCCGCCGGTGTGGCCGAGCCCCCGACCCGACAGCTGAGGGACGGCTACTCCGTAGCTGGCCACCAAGGGGGCCAAGGGAAGAGTGATCTTATCACCGACCCCGCCCGTGGAGTGCTTATCCGTGGTCGCGCGCCCTACCCCGGAGAGATCCATGCGGATGCCCGAGGCGATCATGGCCGCGGTCCAGTCGGCGATCTCCCGTGGATTGGCTCCATTCAGGAAGATCGCCATGGCCAGAGCGGACATTTGCTCGTCGGCCACAATCCCGGAGGTATAGTTTTCGATGATCCAGTTGATTTGTGCGGTCGACAGTTCGCCGCCGTCCCGCTTGGTTTGAATGACGTCGATAGCGGTAATCACGATGTCCGCCCCTTATCTAATGCCTAAAAAGAATCGTCTCGGCGTGTGGGACCGCTACACGGCCCCACATCGAGCTCAATCCGAGGACAGGTGCTGTGGCCCGAACGCTCCGGGGAGAAGCTCCGACACCGTCTGTGGTTCATCCGGATGCGTGTTGTCCACCAGGCAATCGCCTCCGCCGTGCTCGAAAAGCAGCTGGCGGCACCGTCCACACGGAGTCAGGGGGTCACCGTTCTGATCGACGCACGACAGTGCGACGAGGCGACCGCCCCCACTGGCGACCAATTGTGACACCACACCGCACTCGGCGCACAGCGTGAGTCCGTACGAGGCATTCTCCACATTGCACCCGACAACGATTCGGCCGTCGTCGACCAGCCCGGCCGCCCCGACCGGATAGTTGGAATAGGGGACGTAGGCCCGACGCATGGCACTTCGGGCCTCGTCCCGTAGTTCGTTCCAGTTCACCCGCATTTATTTGTCTCCCGGTGTATAGGGAACCCCGTTGGACGCCGGTGGCACTGCCTTACCGATCACCCCGGCCACCACGACCAAAGTCACCGCGTACGGCAGCATCGCCAGGAATTCGGTGGGAATCGGGTTGTCCTGCATCGAGTTAAGGTATTCCTCGACCGCCTTGGAGAAACCGAAGACGAGAGCACCGGCCAACACGCCCATCGGGTTCCACCGTCCCACGATCATGACCGCCAGGGCGACAAAACCGAGACCGGCCGTCATGTTCTTGTTGAACGCGACGTTGTTGGCGATGGTGAAGAAGGCCCCACCAAAGCCCGAGAGCGCCCCGGCGACGGTGACGTTCCAGAACCGCATGCTGTTGACCTTGATTCCGACACTGTCGGCGGCCGCCGGGTGTTCACCGACCGAGCGGGTCCGCAGACCCCACCTGGTACGGAACAGCAGGAACCACAGTGCCACCACGGCGAACAGTGCGAGGTAGACGAAGATGCTCTGATTGAACAGCATCGGCCCGACGACCGGTATGTCGGTGAGGAAGCCGAGACCCATGTTCTCCAGGGACTCACCGATCCGCGGAACGGTGGTCGCTCGGTTCAACGAGGCGTCGCCGCGCATCAGGCGCTCGTACAGGAAGCCGGTCAATCCCAAGGCCAGAAGGTTCAGAATAACCCCGGTGACCACCTGGTTGACCTGGAATCGCGTAGCGAGCCAGGCAAGCAGAAGCGTGGAGAGCATACCGCTGACCACGGCGGCGATCATTCCCGCATAGGGATTGCCGGTAATGGACGCGACCAGAGCGGCCGAGAAGGCCCCCATGAGGAACTGCCCCTCAATGCCGATGTTGATGACACCAGAACGCTCGCTAACGACACCCGATAGGGCGCCGAAAATGAACGGCAACGCCAAGAACAGGGTGTTGAGCAGGACGAATTCGATGGGGAATTCTACGGCCGGAGTCACCACCCACGACAGTGCTCCTACGACAAGGGCGAGAAGACCTCCGACCACCGCGAGTTTGTACAGCTTCGACGGCAGACCGATGAGGAACAGTATCCCGAAGAGGAATGCCACTCCCGCAGCGGTCAGCACGATGTGCATCGTGTTGACCGTACCGGTCGACAATGTCGTTTGATCCAGCTCAAAGGTCGTCGTCCGGTTCGGATCGATGACGAAGAATCCGGAGAGACCGAACAGCAGGGCCACGACGGTGAACGCGATTCCGGCCTTCGGGTGGCGCCCTTTGCCGTTGTGAACGGCTTCGGGCGTTTCGGTCGGAGTTGGATTGTCTATTACAGTCATGATTCCTACCAACCTCTCGCTTCGAGAGTGGTGAGTCCGCCTGCGGGTGTCCGCAGATGCAGCAGGGTCTTGACGAGGGCGGGTGCCGCGATGAACAGCACGATGATGGCTTGCAGCAGCGTGGACATTTCAGTCGGCACGGCCGGCTGCATGTAGAGGGTGCCGGATTTGAGCGCGCCGAACAGCAGGGCCGCCGCCACGATTCCGCCGGGGTGTGCCC
It encodes the following:
- a CDS encoding ArsR/SmtB family transcription factor codes for the protein MDTIDNESKGNALAKLGYVLSDSTRTRILLALLEEPSYPSELAEHLDISRQRLSNHLACLKGCGLVTSTPEGRRTRYELADPRLTRGLNNLVNLSLSIDPEACATTNELDCC
- a CDS encoding cation transporter produces the protein MTHLDTMESPRRRKLTRIVRLCVGMTISYNLIEAIVAISAGAIASSTALIGFGIDSLVEVSSAAAVAWQFSASTPERREARERTALRLITFAFVALAAYLVIDSTRVLWSGNEPDHSTVGIVLAALSLVIMPVLALTQRRAGQRLGSASAVADSRQTLLCSYLSAIVLVGLLANSVLGWWWADPLAALAIAGLALKEARETWKGDGCCATPSPLSQVEDHDEQQEEPCSCC
- the miaB gene encoding tRNA (N6-isopentenyl adenosine(37)-C2)-methylthiotransferase MiaB, whose amino-acid sequence is MARVYPGRVTTQEIATKTYEVRTLGCQMNVHDSERIGGLLEEAGYVPAAEGADSPDVVVFNTCAVRENADNRLYGNLGQLRPKKQANPDMQIAVGGCLAQKDRGEIVKRAPWVDAVFGTHNIGSLPTLLERARHNQAAEVEILEALETFPSTLPTKRESTYSGWVSISVGCNNTCTFCIVPSLRGKEKDRRPGEILAEVQALADEGVSEVTLLGQNVNTYGVEFGDKYAFGKLLRSCGEIEGLDRVRFTSPHPRNFTDDVIAAMAETPNVCHSLHMPLQSGSDKVLKDMRRSYRSSKFLNILDKVREAMPDAAITTDIIVGFPGETEEDFQETLNVVEKARFSSAFTFQYSIRPGTPAGEMDDQIPKHVVQERYERLVALQERISWEENQKLEGTEVEVLVTVGDGRKDAKNGRMSGRARDGRLVHFKVTQTGEAITDNAEGIRPGDVVWTTVTYGAPHHLVADSGVNDVRRTSAGDSWEAGRKPKLSGVSLGMPTIGRKPTQQQEQGSSCCSS
- a CDS encoding thymidine phosphorylase, translating into MITAIDVIQTKRDGGELSTAQINWIIENYTSGIVADEQMSALAMAIFLNGANPREIADWTAAMIASGIRMDLSGVGRATTDKHSTGGVGDKITLPLAPLVASYGVAVPQLSGRGLGHTGGTLDKLESIPGFQVGYTEKEVAAQLRDLGAVICAASKDLAPADRKLYALRDITGTVESIPLIASSIMSKKIAEGTDSLVLDVKVGSGAFMKDFDQAKTLAETMVRLGSDHDVATTALLTDMGTPLGRAVGNALEVRESIEVLSGGGPSDVVELTVELAREMLAAAGIPDADPAEALRDGRAMDTWRAMVAAQGGDNDAVLPAARHSHEIKAERDGFVSRMDAYAVGMAGWRLGAGRSRPGEDVQAGAGVEILKTVGDRVSAGDVVYRLHTDTPERMDPAIDSIAGQWDVSDVAPQERTMILDRVR
- a CDS encoding cytidine deaminase yields the protein MRVNWNELRDEARSAMRRAYVPYSNYPVGAAGLVDDGRIVVGCNVENASYGLTLCAECGVVSQLVASGGGRLVALSCVDQNGDPLTPCGRCRQLLFEHGGGDCLVDNTHPDEPQTVSELLPGAFGPQHLSSD
- a CDS encoding ABC transporter permease, with the protein product MTVIDNPTPTETPEAVHNGKGRHPKAGIAFTVVALLFGLSGFFVIDPNRTTTFELDQTTLSTGTVNTMHIVLTAAGVAFLFGILFLIGLPSKLYKLAVVGGLLALVVGALSWVVTPAVEFPIEFVLLNTLFLALPFIFGALSGVVSERSGVINIGIEGQFLMGAFSAALVASITGNPYAGMIAAVVSGMLSTLLLAWLATRFQVNQVVTGVILNLLALGLTGFLYERLMRGDASLNRATTVPRIGESLENMGLGFLTDIPVVGPMLFNQSIFVYLALFAVVALWFLLFRTRWGLRTRSVGEHPAAADSVGIKVNSMRFWNVTVAGALSGFGGAFFTIANNVAFNKNMTAGLGFVALAVMIVGRWNPMGVLAGALVFGFSKAVEEYLNSMQDNPIPTEFLAMLPYAVTLVVVAGVIGKAVPPASNGVPYTPGDK